CCAGGCACCCCGCGCAGGCCTGGTCCGTTAGAACGCTTGCCAAAGCGTTAGAACGCTTGCCAAAGCGAAACGGCCGTCCATTTTGTAGGACCAAGCCCGGCCGTACTCCATCGCCCGATCGGAGATCAACATGCACCGCTGTTGCCCCAATCGGCTTGTACGCGAGGAGACTGGGCTCGTACGATAGTGAGGGAAACCCGATGTAGAAACGACACAGTGCCCACTACCGCTGGGCTTCCGGCACATCCAGGTCGCCATACTTGGCCTTCCAGCTATAGATCGTCGCTTCCGATGCCTCGTGCCGCCGGGTCAGGTCGCCGGTCTTCGCACCAACCTCGGCCTCCTTCAACACACCAATGATCTGCTCTTCCGTAAACCTCGTTCGCTTCATCATCCGTCCTTACCATCGGGGCCAGACTCTAATCATGCGTTGAGCAAAACCAGGGGTCCCGTCAGCTGCTCGCGGACTCCAAGCTCGACGAACCCGGGCCTCTCACCGTCACGGAATCAGGCGTTCATTCGCTACGGCGGCAATTTAACAGATCCTGAGCCTAGCTCGGCCAGCCCTGGGGGGACTTGCCGCCAATTCGATGAAGTTGTTCCACGGCATCTTCGGGGCAATCGCCACATCTGCGGTTGGCCGGTACCGCCACATCGATTTTTTTCGGATAGGCAAGGTCGAGATTGGTCATGATATCCTCGAACTCTTCAAGTCGGATCGCGTCGTTCAACCGCGGGTTGCGCTCACGTTCCTGCGCGACGGTGGAGACGTGCCGATGCTGATAATCGTGTGCGGGATAGACCAGGGTGTCCGGGGGCAAGGTAAAAATCTTGTCGTGAACCGAGCGATAGAGCGCAACCGTGTCACCATTCTGAAAGTCCGTTCGGCCGCAGCCATCGATCAGCAACGCATCCCCGGTAAATACCCTTTGCTGTCCGCCCTGATCCAGAAGATAGCAATGGTGCGTATCCGTGTGGCCCGGAGTGAACAGGGGCCGGAAATTCAAGCCTCCAAGATTTAGCGGCCGATCCTCGGTGACGCCGATATCCGCGCAGGGGAGATCGTCCTGCGCAGGATAGGCGACCTTGCAGTCTGTCAGCGCTCGCAACCGGCAGGCGGAGCTGATGTGGTCTGCATGGATGTGCGTGTCGAGCGTGTAGGCAAGCCGCAGGCCAAGTTCGTTGATAGTTTGAAGATCGCGTTCGATTGTCTCCACCACCGGATCGAGCAACAGGGCCTCGCCGGTGTCCTGCCAGCCGAAAAGGTAGGTGTAGGTCGAGGATTCGGGTTCGAACAATTGTCGAAAGATCATGACCTGCGCCTAAGGTTCGATCAGGGGCTGGAGATCGGCCTCGCTGACTTTGAGTCCAGCGGCTTCGGCCTTGGCCGCGGCTTCGCTTGCGCCCGCGTCCTGCCGGTGAGCCCAGTGAGCCAGGGCCATCAGGCTAGCCCGCTTGCCGCTAGCACAATGAATGGCGATGGGTGTCGGCAGTTGCTCCATTTCGGCACGGATGGTCGAGGCGGTCCTTGCGTTGAGATCCGCGGGTGTCACCGGGAAGCTCAGGTAGGCCAACCCGCTTTTCGCCGCCACCTCACCCTCGGTAACCGGAGCTAAGACCTCGCCGTTTTCTCCGGGTGCGCGCAGATTGACAACGGACCGAATGCCGGCTCGTGAGAGATCTCTCAGATCCGCTTCGTTCGGCGCACGTGTGAAAACGTGGAGCTTGTTGTCCAGATCGATGAGCCCATCCATGTGTCTACTCCTTCAAGCGCTCAACTTCAGACGTGTCTGCCAGCGACGAAGAGCATGGGATTGATATTGGCATCACTGCTGTCTTGGAAACGAACGGCGAGCTTGATGTTCCCACGACATCTCGTCTCCCCGGATTGAATGTCCAATTAGGTCCGGCCCTCGCAAGGTTAGCCAAAGATTTCGAGCTAGAGCGTTGCGCGGAATTGGCAATTTTCGATTCGCTGTTGCTGCGGCGCACGGCGAGGTGGTGCCGCGACCGCGCGACAAGGGGGTTGGCAAAACCAGTCCAGTCATGCCCCAGAATGTTCAGCCATGGCCGCAGTCAAACATCGGCGTCTCATTCCTCCGCTTGCCGGGCTCAGGAGAGCAGGATGATCGGTGGCCGGGGTGCGATCCTGGCGCCGAGAAGCTTCGGTAAGCTGGCGCGGACCGGCCACGAATCACAGCTAAGACCGGAACCGGAAGCCGCCTGGGACCATTCACACGTGGAGTGCAATTTGCGCCGCAACCCAAATTGGAGACGAACCATGGAAGCTCGAAATCTCATGACTGCCGATCCGGCGTGCTGCAGCCCTTCCGACACCGTCAAGGACGCCGCCGGCCTGATGGTTGACAACGATTGCGGCGAGATCCCCGTCGTCGACGAATCCGGCGGGCTGGTCGGGGTCGTGACCGATCGCGACATCGCATGCCGCTGTGTTGCGAAAGGCAAATCCGCCGATACACCTGTCGAGGAGGTGATGTCGTCTTCGCTCGTTACTGTCACTCCGGACACGAGCATCGAGGAATGCTGCAAGAAGATGGAGGACAATCAGGTCCGCCGCCTCCCGGTTGTGGACGACGAAGGCAAGTGCTGCGGCATCGTTTCCCAAGCCGACATCGCCCTGCATGCCGACAAGAAGGAAACCGGAGATCTCGTGCGCGAGGTGTCTGAATCGACGGAGGAGCCAGCAGCGGTCGGGTGTTGCTGAAAAATATTCGTCGCCCTTGACCTTCCAATGATGGGAAGACGCGTCGGGATGGGTTGCACCGCCGCTGTGGCCCAGCACGCCGACGCGCCGGCGCAGGCGGAGAGCCGCCAATGATGCAACACGGCGAGATGGCCAAGGGCAGCATGACGACGATAATTAGCGACCCGGAGATGCGGGGCGAGATGAAGGCCATGATGAAGAGCTGCAACCAAATGATGGCCCGCATCGACGCGATGTCCAGCCCGAAGAAAGCGCTCCGGCCAACGCATGAGAAAAGATGACAGTACCCCGATGGGGTCTGTAGGCGGCTGCGTCGGCTATCGAGCTCGACGTCCCTTTCCTGGCCTCTTCGGACGGCGAGTGGGCGACGCGGCATTGTCTCCACTGGGCTGTTTTCGATCAATCGAAGCTGTAGCGAAACCGCAGTTCGCTTTGGAACCGCAGACGGCAGAATTCACTGAGTGGAGCGGACCTGTGATGTCTGGCGTATCGGCATGAATCAATGGTCGGCGTTTCTGAGGACCGACGTTGTTTCGCACGCAAGCGGTTTGCAGTTCGGTTTTGCATTGCCGAAGGGGCCCCACTATCGCGGCGGAGTGTCCCTCGTCCGCGCCTTTGCTCTTGTCTGCGTTTGCCTTGCGCTTTTCGTGCAGAGCGCCGCGCAAGCTGCTGCACCTCCGCCGCTGGAGACGACCCAGTCCGTCGATTGCTCGGAGATGGACGACGGCATGGCGGAAAGCATGGCGACTGAGCGGTCGTCCGACAAGAAGCCCTGCGATCGCATGACGCTCGGCTGTCTTTTGGCCATGGGCTGCATCGCGCCGATGGCGATCCCCGATGCTGCGTCAGGGGGAGCTACTGTGCTCCTACTCCAGCATGCCCCCCACATTGCGGGCACTTCGGCAGGGCTCCACAGCAGACCTCTCCCGCCGGAATCGCCGCCTCCACAAGCTGACCGCATCGTCTAGTTTCCCGCAAACGGCGCACAGCAGCCGTAGGTGAGGTTACGATGCGCCCGCGTCGCCTTTTGCGAGGCGCGGCGGCATCATCGGCTTGGCATCAGATTACGTGCGAGGTTATACCATGGTTTGGCGAAGTGGCTGCGCGTCAGCGGCACTCATAGTTTTTGCCCAGGCGGCGCAGGCACGGCCGGTGGGCTATGAAGAGGCCTTGCGCGCGGCCCGCGTCGAACAGCCCGTCCTGCAGGCGCGTGAACTCGAGGTGGAAGCCCTGCGGAGCACGGCGGAGGCGGCGGACGAACTGCCCGATCCGAGGCTACGAGCGGGCATCGTCAATCTGCCGGTCACCGGCCCGGCGGCCTTCGATCTCGACCGGCAGCTTCCGACCCAAGTCCAAGTGGGTGTCGAGCAAGAGATTCCCAATCTAGCCAAGCGACGCGCGAGGGCCGGGCTCGCGGGATCGGATATCCGCTTGGCCGAAGCGCGCCTCGGCGTTGTTGGCCGGGACGTCGAAGTCGCCGCTGGCCGCGCGTGGATATCTCTGGCTTATGCGCAGCAGCGACTGGCGCTGGCCGTCGAAGCCCAGGATGAATTACGCAAGCTGGTGCCGGTTGCTCACAGCGCAGTCGCATCGGGTTCGGCGCGACCTGCGGAAAGTCTCGAGATCCGCCGGGCACTGCTCGAGATAGACGATGCCCGGACGCGAATCGAAGCCGATCGGGAAACGGCCCAGGCGCGGCTGACGCGATATATCGCTCGGGACGAGCCCGTTGCGCAAGGTGCGGCGCCGCCCGTCGATGTCGATCTGATCGAGCTGCGCAGGACTTTGGAGAGCAACCCCGGGATCATTCTGGCGGACACCGCCGAGCAACGAGCCCGGGCAGCCATCGATCTTGCCCGGGCGGAAAAGAGGCCCGACTTCGGCGTCAATGTGAGCTTCGGCCGGCGAAACCCCGATTTCGGGAGTGTCGTCTCGGTTATGGGTTCGGTGACCTTGCCGATCTTTGCCGGTCGGCGGCAGGAGCCGCGCATCGCTGCGGCCGAAGCGCAGGCGGCAGCGGCGCTCGCTGAGCGAGCAGACGCACTGCGCGCACTCGAAGCCCAGTTCGAGGCCGACCTCGCGTCCTGGCGCAGCGCTGCACGGCAGTGGCAGCGCGCGCGCGAGGAGCTGTTGCCCCTGGCCCGCGACAGGGCGGACCTGGAAATCGCGAGTTTTGCCGCTGGCCGTGCCGAACTGATCGACGTGATCGAGGCCAAGACCGCGCTGGCGTTGCTCGAACTGGAAATTCTCGAACGCGAAGAGGCGACGGTCGAAGCCGCCGCCAAACTGCGACTTACCTACCAGGAGCATATGCAATGAAAGCCGCCTGGCAAAGACTGACCCCGCGCCAGAAGTCCTACACGCTCGCGGCCGGGATAGTGCTCGTAAGCCTCGGAGCCGGCTATGGCCTCGCCCAGCTTGGCGATAGCTCCCCCGGCAATTCGGGCGGAGCTGCAGCGGAGGCAGGCTGCGAGGAGGTGCTCTACTGGTACGATCCGATGGTGCCCGACCAGCGCTTCGACGAGCCCGGCAAGTCTCCCTTCATGGATATGCAGCTGGTGCCCAAATGCGCCGGCGGGGATGGGGCGAGCGCCGGCGGAGTCAGCATCGATCCGGCGCTCGTGCAGAACTTCGGCATCCGCACAGCCGCGGCGGAGATCGGCGTGCTCGAGCCCGAGACCAATGTCACCGGCACGCTTGCTTACAATGCGCGCGAGGTTTCGATCGTGCAACCGCGGGCGAGCGGCTTCGTGCAGCGCACCTATGGCCTGGCACCCGATGACATCGTCCGGCAGGGAACGCCGCTGGTCGATCTGCTGATCCCCGAGTGGGGCGGTGCCCAGCGCGAGTACCTCGCCGTGGCCGCGACAGGTGACGAAGCGCTGACCCGCGCGGCGCGGGAGAGGATGCGGCTGCTCGGCATGCCAGAGGGCGTGATTTCATCTGTCGCGCGCAGCGGCAGTCCGCGATCGACGATCACCATCACCGCACCGTCCTCCGGCGCTGTCACGAACCTGAGCGTCAGGCCGGGAATGAGCGTGTCCACGGGCCAGACGCTGGCCGAGATCACCGGGCTCAACCCGATCTGGCTGGAGGCGGCCGTCCCGGAAATCCTTGCCGGCGACGTGAGGGTCGGACAGCCCGTAAGCGCAACCCTGACGGCCTTCCCGGGCGAGCGCTTCGCTGGCCGGATCACCGCGATCCTGCCCAGCGCGCAGGCCGACAGCCGCACGCTGACCGTGCGAGCCGAAATGCGTAATCCCAATCTCAGGCTGCGGCCCGGCATGTTTGCGCAAGTTTCGCTTTCGCCCGCCCGGCGCGAGGCGGTGCTGATCCCGTCCGAAGCGGTGATCCGTACAGGCGAACGCACGATCGTGATGCTGGCTCAGGAACAGGGCGGCTATCGCCCCGCCGAGGTGCGGATAGGGCGCGAGGCAAACGGGCGGACCGAGGTCCTGGCCGGGCTCGCACCTGGCGAGGAAGTGATCACTTCGGGCCAGTTCCTGCTTGATTCCGAAGCCAGCCTCGCGGGCCTTGATATCCGCGGGATCGATGAGGCGCCTGCGCGCGCCAGTGGCGGCAACGAAAAGCAGCAGCGGCAGCAGCCCGATAGCTATAGCGCCAGCGGAACGATCGAGGAAATCTCCGCACGCAGCATCACCTTGCGCCATGGTCCGGTCGCCGCGCTGGACTGGCCGGCGATGACGATGACGTTCGCGACCGCGGGACCCGCCCAACTGCGCGGCTTCAAGCGCGGCGACAAGGTCAGCTTCCGCTTCGTACAGAGCGACAAGGGTCCGCGCCTTACCGCCATCAGGCAGGCGAGCGGCCAATGATCGCTCGCATCATCGAAGGCTCGATCGCCAATCGTATGTTCATCGTATTGGCTTCGATCGCCATCGCGCTCGCGGGGTTCTGGGCCGTGCGAACAACGCCTGTGGATGCCCTGCCAGACTTATCAGACGTTCAGGTGGTTATCCGTTCAAATTACCCCGGGCAAGCGCCGCGGCTGGTCGAGGATCAGGTGACCTATCCCCTGGCCACAACGATGCTATCGGTTCCCGGCGCGAAGACGGTGCGCGGCTATTCGTTTTTCGGCGACAGCTATGTCTACGTGATCTTCGAGGACGGGACCGATCTGTACTGGGCGCGTTCGCGCGTGCTCGAATATCTCAATCAGGTGCAGGGCCGGCTGCCGGAAGGCGTGTCGAGTTCTCTCGGCCCCGACGCCACAGGTGTCGGCTGGATCTACGAATACGCGCTCGTCGACCGAACCGGGGGCAACGATCTGGCGGGTCTACGAAGTCTGCAGGACTGGTTCCTGCGTTACGAGCTCAAGACCATCCCCGGCATAGCCGAGGTCGCCAGCATCGGCGGGATGGTCAAGCAGTACCAGGTCGTGCTCCAGCCTTATCGAATGGCGTCGCTCGGCGTGACGCATGCCGACGTCGTGCAGGCGATCCGGGCGTCCAATCAGGAAGCCGGTGGCTCGATCGTCGAGATGGGCGAGGCCGAGTACATGGTGCGCTCGTCTGGCTATCTCGGCAGCCTCGACGACTTCAGGGCCATCCCGTTGCGCGTGGCGGGAGGCGGAGTCCCAGTCACATTGGGTGATGTAGCGACGATCCAGATCGGTCCCGAACTCCGGCGCGGGATAGCGGAGCTCAACGGCCAGGGCGAAGTCGCGGGCGGCGTCGTCATTCTCCGACAGGGAGCCGACGCACGCTCCGCGATCACGGCGGTCGAGGCGAAGCTCGAGCAGCTCAAGCAGAGCCTTCCCGAAGGCGTCGAGATCGTCACGACCTACGATCGTTCGCAGCTGATCGACGCCTCGATCGAGAACCTCACTCACAAGCTCGCCGAGGAGTTCATCGTCGTCGCGGTAATTTGCGCCTTGTTCCTGTGGCATGTGCGGTCTGCGCTCGTCGCGATCGTGACCTTGCCGCTTGGCGTGCTCGCCGCCTTTGTGGTCATGCGCTTCCAAGGAGTGAACGCCAACATCATGTCATTGGGCGGTATCGCCATCGCGATCGGCGCGATGGTCGATGCGGCGATTGTCATGATCGAGAACGCGCACAAGCATATCGAGCGCTGGACGCACGAGAACCCCGGCGGCGTGCTCGCCGGCAAGGAGCGTTGGGGCGTCATCGGCGATGCAGCCAAGGAAGTGGGGCCGGCGCTGTTCTACAGCTTGCTGATCATTACCTTGTCCTTCATCCCGGTGTTCACCCTGCAGGCGCAGGAAGGGCGGCTGTTCGCGCCGCTTGCGTTCACTAAGACCTATGCGATGGCGGGCGCGGCGATTCTGTCGATCACATTGGTCCCTGTGTTGATGGGCTGGATGATCCGCGGCAAGATTCCGCCCGAGGACAAGAATATCCTGAACCGGGGGCTGACCCGCGCCTATCGGCCCGGTCTCGACTGGGTGATGCGCCGTCCGAAGGCGACGCTGGTCATTGCCGCGCTGGTCTTCGCGACGACGCTGGTTCCCTTTACCCGGCTCGGTGGCGAGTTTCTCCCGCCGCTAGACGAGGGCGATCTGCTCTACATGCCGAGCGCGCTGCCCGGTCTTTCGCCCGGCCAGGCCTCCGCGCTTCTCCAGCGGACCGACCGGCTGATCAAGACGGTGCCCGAAGTCGACACGGTGTTCGGCAAGGCGGGCCGCGCCGATACCGCGACCGATCCGGCGCCGCTGACGATGTTCGAGACTACGATCCAGTTCAAGCCGCGTGAAGAATGGCGCGAACGGATGACGCCCGATAAGCTGGTCGAGGAGCTGGATCGCGTAGTGCAGGTGCCGGGCCTCGCCAATGTCTGGGTGCCGCCGATCCGCAACCGGATCGACATGCTGGCGACCGGGATCAAGAGCCCGATCGGGGTCAAGGTCTCCGGTGAAGACCTGAGCGATATCGATCAGGTGGCTCAGGCCGTCGAACAGGTGGCCAAGGAAATACCTGGCGTGAGTTCTGCGCTCGCCGAGCGATTGTCGGGTGGCCGGTACGTCGATGTCGAAATAGACCGCCTCGCCGCGGCGCGATACGGCCTCAACATCGACGACGTGCAGATGATCGTCTCGGGCGCAATCGGAGGCGCCAATGTCGCGCGCACGGTCGAAGGGCTTGCCCGGTATCCGATCAACGTTCGCTACCCGCGCGAAATTCGCGATAGCGTCGGCGAACTCAGGGCGCTTCCGCTCCTGACGCCGGCGGGCCAGCAGATCACCTTAGGCAGCGTCGCCCAGATCGGCGTCAGCAGCGGGCCACCTATGCTCAAGAGCGAGCAGGGACGTCCGACAAGCTACATCTACGTCGATGTGCGCGGGCGCGACCTGACCTCGGTGGTGAGCGATCTGCAGGAGAAGATCGGCGCGGAAGTCGATCTGCCCGCAGGCGTGAGCATCGCCTACGCCGGGCAGTTCGAATATCTCACGCGTGCGGCCGAGCGGATGAAGATCGTGATACCGGCCACGCTCGCGATCATCTTCCTGCTGCTCTACCTGATCTTCCGCCGTTTCGACGAGGCGCTGCTGATCATGGGCACATTGCCTTTCGCGCTGACCGGCGGCTTCTGGCTGCTCTACCTCCTCGGCTACAACCAGTCGGTCGCGACCGCAGTGGGCTTCATCGCGCTCGCCGGGGTCTCGGCGGAGTTCGGGGTGGTCATGCTTATCTACCTAAAAGGTGCGCTGCAGGAGCAGCCGGCGGACCCTTCCGCCGATCAGGTCGATCAGGCGATCCGCGAAGGCGCGCTGCTGCGCGTGCGGCCCAAGGCCATGACCGTCGCGGTCATCCTTGCCGGCCTGTTTCCGATTCTGATCGGCACCGGCGCTGGCTCGGAAGTGATGAGCCGCATCGCCGCTCCGATGATCGGCGGCATGATAACCGCACCCCTGCTGTCGATGTTCGTGCTTCCCGCCGCCTATCTGTTGATGCGGCGTCCCCGGACCAAGCGGTCCACACCATCCGAAGGAGAAGAAGAATGCGTATTACAACCTTCATGACGTTGCTGGCCGCGCCGCTGGCGCTCGCCGCGTGCGATAATGGCAACGACAGCGTGGAAACCGCCGACCAGCCAATGGCGGATAACCAGATGGCGGATGATCAGATGGCCATGGGCGGCGAGGACATGCCAATGATGCAATCCGGCGAAGGCGAGCAGATGGGCAGCGGCGAAGGGACCGTCACGGCGGTGGATGCCGAGAAGATCACCATCAATCATGGACCGATCCCCGAAGTTAACTGGCCTGCAATGACTATGTCCTTCACCGCTGATGAAGCATTGCGCCAGACTGTGGCCGAGGGTGATGCCGTTACATTCGAATTCCGCAAAACCGATAGCGGCGGTGAAATCACCTCCATCGTGAAGAAGTAGCCCTTGAAGACCCGAGCGGCGGCCTTGTCCGCCGTTCGGGCCTTCATCCTGCCTAGGAGATGAATAACCCCGTTAAGATCGCCAGCTGCTACATGGCGGCAGGAGGCTCCATCGTACCGAACCACGCGACCAGGAAGAGCACCGCTATCCCGAGCACCATCTCCAGCGCAATGCTACGGCGAAGCGAAGATATCATCTGGCGAGTCGGTTCTTCATCGCACAAGGCGTCGCCAAGTGCGGGCGTCAGCCGGAAGCGGTTGGCGGTGGCGAGCCCAATCATAACACCAAAGAAGACGATCTTCACAATCAGTAGCTGGCCGTAGCGCGTGGTCCACAGGCCGGGGATATTGTCGGGTCCGACCAATACCCAGCTATTGATGAGACCGGTCAGCAGCAGGATCGCAACCATTGCCGAGCCGATGCCGGAAAACCCGTGCAAGGCCGCATAAACCTCCTGACCGTCATCTTCGCTTCGCGGACAAGCGAGGAGAAGCTGTAGGAATCCGAAAAGCGCACCGATCCAGACTGCTGCCGCGGTGACGTGAAGAATATCGCTGGCCAAATGGACGGAAGCGAGAGGGCCCTCGCTGGCTGCCGCGTGACCCAGCCAAGCCAGACTCACCGTGGCCACTGTGCCAAGGGCAGCTATGGCCATCCAGCTGACGCGGCCAACCGGCAAGATTATGAGCAGCGCCAGCGCTATGATTGCCGCCGCCGCTCGGACCAGCGCCGCCTTGCCGAGATCCATTCCAAACCCGACTGCGCGCAGAGCGTCCGCATCGAGTCCGCCGGCAAGCGAGCCGGCAAAGAGGCTGGACTGGGCCACAACAGCCGAGAGGCTCGCCACCGCGAGGACAGCAGCGGTGACAATCAGCAGAAGGCGTCGCGATCTCGTCAGCATACCCGTCCAGGGAGCCGCGGGACCACCGGAATAAAGGAAAAAGAGCGATGCTCCCATCAGAAGCATCGCTCCGAGATATTGCAAGAGCCTGAGGCCGACGACCACCGGCTCGATCATGTCAGCCGACCTTGAAGCTCAGCTCGCCATTCATCTTGTGGCCATCGGCAGTCGCCGCGCTCCACACGATCTTGTAGCTACCCTTAGGCAGCGCCCGTGCAGGAGTGCCGACGATCGTCTTGCCGTCCTGTGCAACCGACGTCTTAACCGGAACCGCCATTCGATGTTCGGGCATCGTCACCTCGAACTTCGAGAAGGCCGGCACGAGTTCTTCGTTGAAAGTCAGCGAAATGACCTTCGGCGCCGCCGACACAGTGGCGCGGTCGGCGGGGTTGGACGATGTGAGCTTGGCGTGCGCAAAAGCGGGGCCGGCGATCAAGAGCGATGCAGCGCCAATGGCGCCGAGAATGGCAGAAGAAACCTTTTTCATGAATATCTCCGTTGGCAAGGATTGTCTATTGAACAATACCGGGCGTGAAGCAGGGCTTAATCCGAGACCTTCTTCCAAACCTCCGGATCGCGGCAGATTTTTTGTCAGTTCCGCGGTGCACGCGAGGAAGAGTGAT
Above is a genomic segment from Erythrobacter sp. 3-20A1M containing:
- a CDS encoding MBL fold metallo-hydrolase, with amino-acid sequence MIFRQLFEPESSTYTYLFGWQDTGEALLLDPVVETIERDLQTINELGLRLAYTLDTHIHADHISSACRLRALTDCKVAYPAQDDLPCADIGVTEDRPLNLGGLNFRPLFTPGHTDTHHCYLLDQGGQQRVFTGDALLIDGCGRTDFQNGDTVALYRSVHDKIFTLPPDTLVYPAHDYQHRHVSTVAQERERNPRLNDAIRLEEFEDIMTNLDLAYPKKIDVAVPANRRCGDCPEDAVEQLHRIGGKSPQGWPS
- a CDS encoding beta-lactamase hydrolase domain-containing protein — encoded protein: MDGLIDLDNKLHVFTRAPNEADLRDLSRAGIRSVVNLRAPGENGEVLAPVTEGEVAAKSGLAYLSFPVTPADLNARTASTIRAEMEQLPTPIAIHCASGKRASLMALAHWAHRQDAGASEAAAKAEAAGLKVSEADLQPLIEP
- a CDS encoding CBS domain-containing protein: MTADPACCSPSDTVKDAAGLMVDNDCGEIPVVDESGGLVGVVTDRDIACRCVAKGKSADTPVEEVMSSSLVTVTPDTSIEECCKKMEDNQVRRLPVVDDEGKCCGIVSQADIALHADKKETGDLVREVSESTEEPAAVGCC
- a CDS encoding TolC family protein; this encodes MGYEEALRAARVEQPVLQARELEVEALRSTAEAADELPDPRLRAGIVNLPVTGPAAFDLDRQLPTQVQVGVEQEIPNLAKRRARAGLAGSDIRLAEARLGVVGRDVEVAAGRAWISLAYAQQRLALAVEAQDELRKLVPVAHSAVASGSARPAESLEIRRALLEIDDARTRIEADRETAQARLTRYIARDEPVAQGAAPPVDVDLIELRRTLESNPGIILADTAEQRARAAIDLARAEKRPDFGVNVSFGRRNPDFGSVVSVMGSVTLPIFAGRRQEPRIAAAEAQAAAALAERADALRALEAQFEADLASWRSAARQWQRAREELLPLARDRADLEIASFAAGRAELIDVIEAKTALALLELEILEREEATVEAAAKLRLTYQEHMQ
- a CDS encoding efflux RND transporter periplasmic adaptor subunit, encoding MKAAWQRLTPRQKSYTLAAGIVLVSLGAGYGLAQLGDSSPGNSGGAAAEAGCEEVLYWYDPMVPDQRFDEPGKSPFMDMQLVPKCAGGDGASAGGVSIDPALVQNFGIRTAAAEIGVLEPETNVTGTLAYNAREVSIVQPRASGFVQRTYGLAPDDIVRQGTPLVDLLIPEWGGAQREYLAVAATGDEALTRAARERMRLLGMPEGVISSVARSGSPRSTITITAPSSGAVTNLSVRPGMSVSTGQTLAEITGLNPIWLEAAVPEILAGDVRVGQPVSATLTAFPGERFAGRITAILPSAQADSRTLTVRAEMRNPNLRLRPGMFAQVSLSPARREAVLIPSEAVIRTGERTIVMLAQEQGGYRPAEVRIGREANGRTEVLAGLAPGEEVITSGQFLLDSEASLAGLDIRGIDEAPARASGGNEKQQRQQPDSYSASGTIEEISARSITLRHGPVAALDWPAMTMTFATAGPAQLRGFKRGDKVSFRFVQSDKGPRLTAIRQASGQ
- a CDS encoding efflux RND transporter permease subunit encodes the protein MIARIIEGSIANRMFIVLASIAIALAGFWAVRTTPVDALPDLSDVQVVIRSNYPGQAPRLVEDQVTYPLATTMLSVPGAKTVRGYSFFGDSYVYVIFEDGTDLYWARSRVLEYLNQVQGRLPEGVSSSLGPDATGVGWIYEYALVDRTGGNDLAGLRSLQDWFLRYELKTIPGIAEVASIGGMVKQYQVVLQPYRMASLGVTHADVVQAIRASNQEAGGSIVEMGEAEYMVRSSGYLGSLDDFRAIPLRVAGGGVPVTLGDVATIQIGPELRRGIAELNGQGEVAGGVVILRQGADARSAITAVEAKLEQLKQSLPEGVEIVTTYDRSQLIDASIENLTHKLAEEFIVVAVICALFLWHVRSALVAIVTLPLGVLAAFVVMRFQGVNANIMSLGGIAIAIGAMVDAAIVMIENAHKHIERWTHENPGGVLAGKERWGVIGDAAKEVGPALFYSLLIITLSFIPVFTLQAQEGRLFAPLAFTKTYAMAGAAILSITLVPVLMGWMIRGKIPPEDKNILNRGLTRAYRPGLDWVMRRPKATLVIAALVFATTLVPFTRLGGEFLPPLDEGDLLYMPSALPGLSPGQASALLQRTDRLIKTVPEVDTVFGKAGRADTATDPAPLTMFETTIQFKPREEWRERMTPDKLVEELDRVVQVPGLANVWVPPIRNRIDMLATGIKSPIGVKVSGEDLSDIDQVAQAVEQVAKEIPGVSSALAERLSGGRYVDVEIDRLAAARYGLNIDDVQMIVSGAIGGANVARTVEGLARYPINVRYPREIRDSVGELRALPLLTPAGQQITLGSVAQIGVSSGPPMLKSEQGRPTSYIYVDVRGRDLTSVVSDLQEKIGAEVDLPAGVSIAYAGQFEYLTRAAERMKIVIPATLAIIFLLLYLIFRRFDEALLIMGTLPFALTGGFWLLYLLGYNQSVATAVGFIALAGVSAEFGVVMLIYLKGALQEQPADPSADQVDQAIREGALLRVRPKAMTVAVILAGLFPILIGTGAGSEVMSRIAAPMIGGMITAPLLSMFVLPAAYLLMRRPRTKRSTPSEGEEECVLQPS
- a CDS encoding copper-binding protein gives rise to the protein MRITTFMTLLAAPLALAACDNGNDSVETADQPMADNQMADDQMAMGGEDMPMMQSGEGEQMGSGEGTVTAVDAEKITINHGPIPEVNWPAMTMSFTADEALRQTVAEGDAVTFEFRKTDSGGEITSIVKK
- the copD gene encoding copper homeostasis membrane protein CopD; this translates as MIEPVVVGLRLLQYLGAMLLMGASLFFLYSGGPAAPWTGMLTRSRRLLLIVTAAVLAVASLSAVVAQSSLFAGSLAGGLDADALRAVGFGMDLGKAALVRAAAAIIALALLIILPVGRVSWMAIAALGTVATVSLAWLGHAAASEGPLASVHLASDILHVTAAAVWIGALFGFLQLLLACPRSEDDGQEVYAALHGFSGIGSAMVAILLLTGLINSWVLVGPDNIPGLWTTRYGQLLIVKIVFFGVMIGLATANRFRLTPALGDALCDEEPTRQMISSLRRSIALEMVLGIAVLFLVAWFGTMEPPAAM
- the copC gene encoding copper homeostasis periplasmic binding protein CopC, whose product is MKKVSSAILGAIGAASLLIAGPAFAHAKLTSSNPADRATVSAAPKVISLTFNEELVPAFSKFEVTMPEHRMAVPVKTSVAQDGKTIVGTPARALPKGSYKIVWSAATADGHKMNGELSFKVG